In one Alphaproteobacteria bacterium genomic region, the following are encoded:
- a CDS encoding N-acetylneuraminate synthase family protein has product MFSENGPTYVIAEIGANHNGDIELAKRMIDSAKAAGANAAKFQSWDSTIFSKSVYEQNYFLGDDYRNRTDFDLKGIVEEFAVTFEEMKEIAAYCQEVGIDFASTPFNRRQVQELVDLGAPFVKIASMDIDNVQLLHVAGETGLPVVLSTGFAQLAEIDRAVRWVEETGNHDITILHCISLYPPQDEEVNLDNMDMLREAFGYPVGFSDHTMGTEISIASIAKRAAILEKHFTLDQNMFGWDHKISSTPEQIRDICVARDRLAKALGSKRRTVGARELERRAEYRRSIVSARPIARGSILTAEDIDFRRPGTGLTPPYIELVVGMRAVRDIEEDSLLTLADLESAEGK; this is encoded by the coding sequence ATGTTTTCAGAGAATGGCCCGACCTATGTCATCGCCGAAATAGGCGCGAACCATAATGGCGACATCGAACTCGCGAAGCGGATGATCGATTCTGCAAAGGCGGCGGGCGCGAATGCGGCAAAATTCCAGTCTTGGGACTCAACGATCTTCTCGAAATCCGTTTACGAGCAGAACTATTTCCTGGGTGACGACTATCGAAACCGCACCGACTTTGATCTCAAAGGGATTGTCGAGGAGTTTGCCGTTACCTTTGAGGAAATGAAGGAGATCGCAGCCTATTGCCAGGAGGTCGGGATTGATTTCGCATCAACGCCCTTCAATCGGCGTCAGGTGCAGGAATTGGTGGACCTCGGTGCGCCCTTCGTGAAGATCGCGTCGATGGATATCGACAACGTCCAGTTGCTGCATGTTGCCGGTGAAACCGGACTGCCGGTTGTTCTGTCCACCGGGTTCGCACAATTGGCGGAAATCGACCGTGCCGTCCGTTGGGTTGAAGAAACGGGCAATCACGACATCACAATACTGCACTGCATCTCCCTCTATCCGCCCCAGGATGAGGAGGTAAATCTCGATAATATGGACATGCTGCGCGAGGCGTTCGGCTATCCTGTCGGTTTTTCGGATCATACGATGGGCACTGAAATCTCCATTGCATCCATCGCGAAGCGCGCTGCGATCCTGGAGAAGCATTTCACTCTGGACCAGAACATGTTCGGCTGGGATCATAAGATTTCGAGTACGCCGGAGCAGATTCGCGACATCTGTGTCGCGCGGGACCGTCTGGCGAAGGCGCTTGGTTCGAAACGCCGTACGGTTGGTGCTCGTGAACTGGAACGCCGCGCGGAATACCGCCGTTCCATCGTTTCCGCGCGCCCGATTGCCCGCGGCTCGATACTGACCGCGGAGGACATTGATTTCCGTCGGCCCGGCACCGGACTGACCCCGCCATACATCGAACTGGTGGTTGGCATGCGCGCTGTCCGGGACATCGAAGAGGACAGCCTGTTGACGCTGGCCGATCTGGAAAGTGCCGAGGGCAAGTGA
- a CDS encoding sugar phosphate nucleotidyltransferase, whose protein sequence is MELIVDIAPFTYRSGTDIRSVLERFNAAARQIGCIVAEDGALIGTVTDGDIRRGMLAGAVLEDPIDRCMNATPFVLKEGEHPQPGASRREFLPVVDASGRLLSIFVETLPTANLGPCLVMAGGFGSRMGDATRHTPKPLLELNGRPILDHILERVEAAGHKSIYISTYYLSDKIEGFIESRSNSADVHIVNEAKKLGTAGAVGLLADAGDAPLTMLNGDVVTNIDLKAFRDYHDRHALDATIAVARYEHEIPYGVVRQSPEGLFTGIEEKPTVRHFVSAGIYCLSADVRSLVPKDVPMDMPELLNEARSLGMKVGLFPIHEYWRDVGRPSDLSRARDDMMSAPK, encoded by the coding sequence ATGGAACTGATCGTCGACATTGCCCCCTTCACCTACCGGTCCGGCACGGATATCCGATCGGTGCTGGAGCGGTTCAACGCCGCTGCCCGACAGATTGGATGCATTGTCGCGGAGGATGGCGCGCTGATCGGCACTGTAACCGATGGCGACATTCGCAGGGGCATGCTGGCCGGTGCCGTTCTGGAAGATCCCATCGACCGTTGCATGAACGCGACTCCCTTCGTGCTGAAAGAGGGCGAACACCCGCAGCCGGGCGCATCACGTCGCGAATTTCTTCCTGTTGTCGACGCAAGTGGTCGCCTGCTGAGTATTTTTGTCGAAACCCTGCCAACTGCCAATCTAGGGCCTTGTCTGGTTATGGCCGGAGGCTTCGGATCCCGAATGGGCGACGCGACCCGGCATACGCCGAAGCCGTTGTTGGAGCTGAACGGACGACCAATTCTCGATCATATCCTCGAAAGGGTCGAGGCGGCGGGACATAAATCGATCTACATCTCGACATACTATCTTTCGGACAAAATCGAAGGTTTTATCGAGTCTCGGTCCAATTCGGCCGATGTTCACATTGTCAATGAGGCCAAGAAATTGGGAACGGCGGGAGCCGTTGGTCTTCTCGCCGATGCTGGCGATGCGCCGCTGACCATGCTGAACGGTGATGTTGTAACCAATATCGATCTCAAGGCGTTCCGGGATTACCATGATCGACACGCCTTGGATGCGACGATAGCGGTGGCCCGCTACGAGCATGAAATTCCCTACGGGGTAGTTCGTCAGAGCCCCGAAGGTCTGTTTACCGGCATCGAAGAGAAGCCGACTGTTCGTCACTTCGTTTCCGCGGGAATCTATTGTCTTTCGGCTGATGTTCGATCCCTGGTACCGAAAGATGTTCCGATGGACATGCCGGAACTGTTGAACGAGGCACGCAGCTTGGGCATGAAGGTCGGACTGTTTCCAATCCATGAATACTGGCGTGACGTGGGACGGCCAAGCGATCTTAGCCGGGCCCGGGACGATATGATGTCGGCGCCGAAATGA